The Glycine max cultivar Williams 82 chromosome 17, Glycine_max_v4.0, whole genome shotgun sequence genome contains the following window.
aaattatctttgtacagATTATAGGAGTATTCCATCTGTTCTCTAATTGGATAATGTGACAAGTTGTCTGTTTTGCAAAGTAGTCAAGGGTTGCAGTGGCATTGGTCTTTGTAAAATGTTTATATGGACAGATTATAATAAAACAGggtttaaagaaagaaaattcgaTCTCTTTTGTGATCCTTTGATGTTCTAGTAAATAGCTGATTTTGTCATGCCATGGACATGGGGATATAGTTTGGATTTGGCCATTTGGGATAATTCTGCTCTGAAATTTAAGCCAATTTACGGCTTGCTCAGAAAGAAAATTACGGCTTGCTGTTTACTTGCTCCCTCCCCCAGtagaaacaacaaaatttttaaacCAACTGTCTTcatctataataattatattcagGTCTaacgacttttttttttttgtggttatTATTTTGCTATGATTTGTAATTGTTTAGCTACAATAGATAACGACTAGTTTGTCATAAGTTTTGGTTATCAACTTATAACTGATTCGTATCCTTCAAAAGATATACTTATGTTGCTGTATAATTATGTTGTCTCTTCTCATAACCTGCTTCCAGAAATTGTTTTCAGATATTATGGGCGAACTCTTCTTTTCTTGTTAAATCCGAAGGgtaacaaataatattacaattGTTTCCTACTTTTCCCAATTTTTATACAGGTAtctttcagaaaatattttttttaagtacaaCTGAACACTTTGGAAACAGTTAACAGTAGGTTTGAACTTTGGATACAAACTTTTCGCTTAAGTAGAGTAAGATAAAGTGAATGTACTGTAATTTTAACGAGGCAAGAAGACTTCAGCTTGGAAGTAAAATTGGAAGAGGATCTGAtatcacaagttttttttttaagtttaaaatatttggaacCAATTATATAAGATAATGGTGAAATTGATAGAAATGACAAATACAAGCAAAATgacttaaatgaaaaaaatattgtaggtTATTTGAGATCACAAACTACTTATCAAACTTAAAGataagttttattgtataattatacatcaaattatattatataatactgAATGATAGATTTTAAAGGGACAacgtgagagaaaaaaatgagaataacaAAAATGAGAATGTTAAAATAGATGTATGATCATACAAGAAAAGATAGAATACAAAATGATATTATACGAGAATATTGATTGATATAACATTcattgaaaaaagatgaaaaaaaaaatagttaagatGATTTAAGTATATACAGAGAAGATCACAAGAAACAACACTTAAAAAATAGATTGTATGATTTTTAgttcaaaaaagagaaaagagagaaaccaaaaatgacattgaagaaaattaataaaaaagattttagacttaataatatttttaaaattaagtgttAAATAATATCGTATGTTTTATGTAGTTGATGTTAATTAGTAGGATAAGACTTTATTAATAAAACACTGGATAAAGTtcaattgaatattttattgaagATTAGTCTTCAGTTATACTTAATGTCATTTCTTGTTTGTTGACCATAATAAAACAATGTGATACCAGTGTCACATAACCGGATACAGTTCACGCCatatttattaatcttttatttttcggCCTCGCCCCCAAACTTTTTCCTCGGCTCGCTGGAATGTTTTGTAATTATCTAAATCTCGAGCATCAAGAAATTAAAGTCCTAATTCTTACAGTTTTTCTTAATACCTAGTGTAGTTCACATTTATTTAGCAATAGAACATAGTAAGAATAAAGTTACTTAACAACATCATGCATAAACTTTACGTGTGGAACTGAAAGCAAGGctaaaaaaattagagtttttcacataagaaaataataacaaaagtaaatataatttattcaaacCAAGAGGAACAGGCAAATGAGCAAAGTAATTTTCATCCCCAAACTAGAGCAACTATAGTCCACCTCAATGCATAACATAACCCATAGAATTCTCGTATCCTCCGCTTGGCATGCATACTGAGTGGTGCTTATATATATCCTTCATAAATCGTAAAGCCATACCCAAAGACTTACCATTACAATAAcaacattaataatatataaaataaaaatgcaagaaccTCTTTTTTCCCACTCACAATAACATATATCAATGGGCTTAAACTTCAGTCTTCTCGACAGAAACTTGTTCTGTTTTGGGTTCCTCTACGGTTTCAGCTGGTTTGTTCTCCTCCTGCTTCTCTTCCTCCACTGGTGCTGATTCGGTTTCTTTAGTctcctctttcacttcttcttcttcttctgttttctCAGCCTTCCCTTCCTCTGTAACTTCTGTTGCCTCATTAGTCTCAACTGCTGCTTCCTCTTTTGCTTCTTCGTTGACTGTTTCTGGGGCAGTAACCTCGGTGGCTGGCTGTTCTGGGGTAGTTTCCTCAATCTTGGTTACCTCAGTCGTTGTTTCATTCTCTGTCACAGTTGTTGGTGTTTGCTGTGCAACCTGCGGGATCCATTTTCATTAAACTAAGCATTCGATAATCCAAGCTTAAGATCGCATATTCTTGTGAATAACAAGCTAAGAGATCGATGGGGGCATCACCAAAACTAATATGTTAccagataaaaaataaagttaatgaatagtcttaattttaaaaacttcaatAAAATTTTTAGTATAACAATCTAGAATGTAGTGCTAAAAATACGATGTTACATCattcactaattttattttcttcttataacTGAAGAAGTGATTCAACGTGGAATTTACTGTTAGTGTTTCTTCTTTGAATCCAAAACAAGAAGTGGAGAAGGCGTTAGTTTGAAGGCACAGCAAGCTTAACACAAGTAATACACTACTGAGAAAACGGCAGTAAATTGATGCCTAATGATTgatctttattctttttacttaatttgGATTCAACTatggttataaaaataaaaaccgaGAGAGATCTACATGAAGTTATTGATCACAAGCCATTCAATAAATACGTAAGAAAAGTATAATCAACCCACTGGAAAATGTTGCGTGATCAAGATGGTTATGAAGCACAGTGACACTGATCATCCTGGCTAtcgagtatatatatataagttcgGTTTATAATATATGATCAAGATAGAAAGTcggaaaagagaaaagagaaaccaaaacaagaaaaataaaagagagttGATTTGTATGTTGATGATTAGGAGTAAATGTGGCGTGCTTGAATCCAAAATGCATGTAGATCGCACATCAGAAAACATCAAACGCGTTCTGATTCGACGATCGAGAATGAATCGTGGCAAATAAAACTGTGAACATTATTCACAAATGGTTGATTGGTTTCCATAATCTAGATAGAGGATCGATAAACAAAACTATGGAGATCAGTGTATCTTATAATTACCTCAACAGTGGCCATTTGGAATGCAAAGAGGGAAAGTAATAATAGGATGAAGTATGAACTGGAAAGGAAAGCTAAGAATAAAAGAGAGTGGTTGTGAGTTGATCCAAGTAAGAGAGGTTTAAATATATAGTTGTAGAGTCTTCAACACTAATATCTTCTTAGAGACTGTG
Protein-coding sequences here:
- the LOC100801797 gene encoding uncharacterized protein LOC100801797, which codes for MATVEVAQQTPTTVTENETTTEVTKIEETTPEQPATEVTAPETVNEEAKEEAAVETNEATEVTEEGKAEKTEEEEEVKEETKETESAPVEEEKQEENKPAETVEEPKTEQVSVEKTEV